The following proteins are co-located in the Castanea sativa cultivar Marrone di Chiusa Pesio chromosome 8, ASM4071231v1 genome:
- the LOC142606724 gene encoding uncharacterized protein LOC142606724: MAEKLAPEKRHSFIHNGEKVFEWDQTLEEVNMYINLPPNVHSKQFYCKIQSKHLELGIKGNPPYINHELASPVKTDSSFWTLEDDIMHITLQKRDKGQTWASPILGQGQLDPYASDLEQKRLMLQRFQEENPGFDFSQAQFTGNCPDPRTFMGGIRTD, encoded by the exons atggcGGAGAAATTGGCACCAGAGAAGCGACACAGCTTCATCCACAAcg GTGAGAAGGTGTTCGAATGGGACCAGACTTTGGAGGAAGTGAACATGTACATAAATCTTCCACCAAACGTTCATTCCAAGCAATTCTATTGCAAGATTCAGTCCAAGCACCTCGAACTCGGCATCAAAGGAAACCCTCCCTACATCAAT CACGAGCTCGCATCTCCCGTTAAGACCGACTCTTCTTTCTGGACCCTTG AGGATGATATAATGCACATAACACTGCAGAAGAGAGATAAAGGTCAGACCTGGGCTTCACCCATATTGGGTCAGGGTCAGCTAGATCCTTATGCTTCCGATCTTGAGCAGAAGCGCCTCATGCTCCAGAGATTTCAAGAAGAG AACCCGGGTTTTGACTTCTCACAAGCTCAGTTTACTGGGAATTGTCCTGATCCAAGGACCTTTATGGGTGGGATACGCACTGATTAA